Proteins encoded within one genomic window of Variovorax sp. OAS795:
- the rocF gene encoding arginase, producing MSNVNGTTLELIGAPTDVGASVRGAGMGPDALRVAGLPEALARQGFTVLDRGNLAGPATPWTAPANGLRHLDEVIAWNRSVYAAVDTAMGIGHVPLMLGGDHCLAIGSISAVAWHARKRGKKLRVVWLDAHSDVNTETTSPSGNLHGMPVSCLLGHGPAVLTGWSGERAAIEHDAIRFIGIRSVDADEKEAIRTLGLHVFDMRHIDEHGMRTTMTEALQDVDEDTHLHVSFDLDCLDPNIAPGVGTGVRGGPTYREMQLCMEMIADTGRLGSVDVVELNPALDVRNQTAEVAVELIESLFGKSTLVR from the coding sequence ATGAGCAACGTCAACGGCACCACCCTCGAACTGATCGGCGCGCCCACCGACGTCGGCGCGAGCGTGCGCGGTGCCGGCATGGGCCCAGATGCGCTGCGCGTGGCGGGCCTGCCCGAAGCGCTCGCGCGGCAGGGCTTCACCGTGCTCGACCGCGGCAATCTCGCCGGGCCGGCCACGCCCTGGACCGCACCGGCCAATGGCCTGCGCCATCTCGACGAGGTGATCGCGTGGAACCGCTCCGTCTATGCGGCGGTCGACACCGCGATGGGCATCGGCCATGTGCCGCTCATGTTGGGCGGCGACCATTGCCTGGCCATCGGCTCGATCAGCGCCGTGGCCTGGCATGCGCGCAAGCGCGGCAAGAAGCTGCGCGTGGTGTGGCTCGATGCGCACTCCGACGTCAACACCGAAACCACCAGCCCGAGCGGCAACCTGCATGGCATGCCGGTGTCCTGCCTGCTGGGCCACGGGCCCGCCGTGCTCACCGGCTGGAGCGGCGAACGCGCGGCCATCGAGCACGACGCGATCCGCTTCATCGGCATCCGCAGCGTCGATGCGGACGAGAAGGAAGCCATTCGCACTCTCGGCCTGCATGTGTTCGACATGCGCCACATCGACGAGCACGGCATGCGCACCACCATGACCGAGGCGCTGCAGGACGTGGACGAAGACACCCACCTGCACGTGAGCTTCGACCTCGATTGCCTGGACCCGAACATCGCGCCCGGGGTGGGCACCGGCGTGCGCGGCGGACCGACCTACCGCGAAATGCAGCTGTGCATGGAGATGATCGCCGACACCGGCCGTCTCGGCTCGGTCGACGTGGTGGAACTCAACCCGGCGCTCGACGTGCGCAACCAGACCGCCGAGGTGGCGGTGGAACTCATCGAGAGCCTGTTCGGAAAGTCGACGCTGGTGCGCTAG
- a CDS encoding TetR/AcrR family transcriptional regulator — protein sequence MASSNTTRDRILQASLALFNAEGLAAVSTHKIAAELGMSPGNLHYHFKAKQLIVEWLFRRFEQRLEVLDGSSGAITAIDDLWLALHLRFEAIDQYRFIYRDMAFLAGEYPTLGQRAQALTAQNLLAAQALCEGLVASGVIETSTEQARILALQMVFTTTCWLSFERLVPGRDALAQADPGLAAFYTLTLISPYVSSESRAYLDYLRGKYLG from the coding sequence GTGGCCAGTTCCAACACCACGCGCGATCGCATCCTGCAGGCCAGCCTCGCGCTGTTCAACGCGGAAGGCCTTGCGGCAGTGTCCACGCACAAGATCGCGGCCGAGCTCGGCATGAGCCCGGGCAACCTGCACTACCACTTCAAGGCCAAGCAACTGATCGTCGAGTGGCTGTTCCGGCGCTTCGAGCAGCGGCTCGAGGTGCTCGACGGCTCCTCCGGTGCCATCACCGCCATCGACGACCTCTGGCTGGCGCTGCACCTGCGCTTCGAAGCCATCGACCAGTACCGGTTCATCTACCGCGACATGGCCTTCCTGGCCGGCGAATACCCCACGCTCGGCCAGCGCGCGCAGGCGCTCACCGCACAGAACCTGCTGGCGGCCCAGGCGCTGTGCGAAGGGCTGGTGGCTTCGGGCGTCATCGAGACCAGCACCGAGCAGGCGCGCATTCTTGCGCTGCAGATGGTCTTCACCACCACCTGCTGGCTTTCGTTCGAGCGCCTGGTGCCGGGGCGCGATGCGCTGGCACAGGCCGACCCCGGATTGGCCGCTTTCTACACCCTGACCCTCATTTCTCCGTATGTTTCGAGCGAATCGAGGGCTTATCTTGATTACCTGCGGGGCAAATACCTCGGATAA
- a CDS encoding wax ester/triacylglycerol synthase family O-acyltransferase, protein MKHLSGLDATFLHLETPEMPMHVGSLNVLDLPKGYKGDFYEDAKQFMASRIHLADVFTRKLALMPFDMTNPVWVDDGDIDIDYHVRHITLPKPGTNRQLQQYVARLHSTLIDRSRPMWEFFIIDGLKSGQVALYTKVHHAGIDGQAGVALGKAIFDLEPAGRVVKPPRARPRSSGYQLGMAELATAALRNTAQQYVKLFKMAPAIARAIGGLAKPDEKAAEKNAATAPKKFNLFAPRTSLNVSITNQRTFAGRTISLAETKHIAKHFGVSLNDVVMATVAGALRHYLADNNELPAKPLVAGVPVSLREAGDETANNQASMILVSLATDITDPVQRLKAINASSTSSKSTMNRFKAVILDDFPTFAAPWLVSGIASMVGRSGLVNLLPPAANVAISNVAGAPFPMYFAGALVTSYYPVSIASHGTALNVTVQSYNGRMDYGLIACRRAVPDITEIGDYLLAEHQLLMSLTQTQPAAAGTAPAKAAAAPEPAPAVKAAAKPAPKTAAKKAPAKKAAAAKTPAAKAPVSRTAAAKTPIKTPAKTPARKAPPRKPAVPAKRARAAAAA, encoded by the coding sequence ATGAAACACCTGAGCGGTCTTGATGCCACCTTCCTGCACCTGGAGACCCCCGAGATGCCGATGCACGTGGGCTCGCTCAACGTGCTGGACCTGCCCAAGGGCTACAAGGGCGACTTCTACGAAGACGCCAAGCAGTTCATGGCCAGCCGCATCCACCTGGCCGACGTGTTCACGCGCAAGCTCGCACTGATGCCCTTCGACATGACCAACCCGGTGTGGGTGGACGACGGCGACATCGACATCGACTACCACGTGCGCCACATCACGCTGCCCAAGCCCGGCACCAACCGGCAGCTGCAGCAGTACGTGGCGCGGCTGCATTCCACGCTGATCGACCGCAGCCGGCCGATGTGGGAGTTCTTCATCATCGACGGCCTCAAGAGCGGGCAGGTGGCGCTCTACACCAAGGTGCACCATGCGGGCATCGACGGGCAGGCCGGCGTGGCGCTCGGCAAGGCGATCTTCGATCTGGAGCCCGCGGGCCGCGTGGTCAAGCCGCCGCGGGCGCGTCCGCGCAGCAGCGGCTACCAGTTGGGCATGGCCGAGCTCGCGACCGCGGCGCTGCGCAACACGGCGCAGCAGTACGTCAAGCTGTTCAAGATGGCGCCGGCCATTGCGCGCGCCATCGGCGGGCTCGCCAAGCCCGACGAGAAGGCGGCCGAGAAGAACGCCGCCACAGCGCCCAAGAAGTTCAACCTCTTTGCGCCGCGCACCTCGCTCAACGTGTCGATCACCAACCAGCGCACCTTTGCGGGCCGCACCATCTCGCTGGCCGAGACCAAGCACATCGCCAAGCACTTCGGCGTGTCGCTCAACGACGTGGTGATGGCCACGGTGGCCGGCGCGCTGCGCCACTACCTGGCCGACAACAACGAGCTGCCGGCCAAGCCGCTGGTGGCCGGCGTGCCCGTGAGCCTGCGCGAAGCGGGCGACGAGACGGCCAACAACCAGGCCAGCATGATCCTCGTGAGCCTGGCGACCGACATCACCGACCCGGTGCAGCGGTTAAAGGCCATCAACGCCTCTTCGACAAGCTCCAAGTCGACCATGAACCGCTTCAAGGCGGTGATCCTCGACGACTTTCCCACCTTTGCCGCGCCCTGGCTGGTGTCGGGCATCGCCTCGATGGTCGGCCGCTCGGGGCTCGTGAACCTGCTGCCGCCGGCGGCCAACGTGGCCATCTCCAACGTGGCGGGCGCGCCGTTCCCGATGTACTTTGCGGGGGCGCTGGTCACCAGCTACTACCCGGTGTCCATCGCGAGCCACGGCACGGCGCTCAACGTCACGGTGCAGAGCTACAACGGCCGCATGGACTACGGCCTCATCGCCTGCCGCCGCGCGGTGCCCGACATCACGGAGATCGGCGACTACCTGCTGGCCGAGCACCAGCTGCTGATGAGCCTCACGCAGACCCAACCCGCGGCCGCGGGCACGGCCCCTGCGAAGGCGGCCGCCGCGCCGGAGCCGGCACCTGCCGTGAAGGCGGCGGCCAAGCCGGCCCCCAAGACTGCGGCGAAAAAGGCGCCCGCGAAGAAGGCCGCCGCAGCGAAAACGCCCGCGGCCAAGGCGCCGGTCTCCAGGACGGCCGCCGCAAAAACGCCCATCAAGACGCCCGCCAAGACCCCTGCGCGCAAGGCGCCGCCGCGCAAACCGGCCGTGCCGGCCAAGCGCGCCCGTGCGGCAGCTGCGGCATGA
- a CDS encoding cytochrome P450, protein MAGKNSLHPIPHPAKKPFVGNLLSIGSDSPVLDMWRIAQELGGIYWLDMPGMPVVVVSSPALVDELCEEARFDKSTRGALRRLRAASHGLFTSDTHEETWSKPHNILLANFSQRAMQAYHPMMLDIADQLVTKWERLNFDEEVDVVRDMTALTLDTIGLCGFGYRFNSFYREGFHPFVDAMVRTLETVQNRRGLPLEELMLKKELAQQRKDIRYMHKMVEDIIEERRASGADIATKPDLLSYMIAGVDKKSGEKLSDKMIRDECIEFLIAGHETTSGLLSFAIYFLLKNPGALAKAQAEVDSVFGPDPSQKPTYAQVNRLQYVMQVLKEALRLYPTAPAISMRAKEDTTIGGQYTIKKNNMIIMHALALHRDKGIWGENADQFDPDHFSREAERERPANAFKPFGNGQRACIGRQFALQEAVLTLGMILQRFTLVDHTDYKLKIKEALTIKPENFRIKALLRDPATRPRGNGEAAATPSAPVQPAARKPQAARHGTSLLVLQGSNLGTAEDLARQLAEAGELRGFSTQVASLDDYAERLPASGAVAIVCASYNGVAPDNAAEFHRWLDKADDALNGVRFSVFGCGNTDWAATYQAVPRRIDERLEGLGATRVHPRGEGDAREDMDGAFQDWSDALWPQLVTAFGIQSGADTPTEAEPLYTLEELPPPQKNALVDALGAVALRVIENRELQKTPAGSAEEGRSTRHVELMLPEGVNYVPGDHLSVVPRNSPAQVERAMARFGFDRSAHVRLHAASGRKTALPVDQVMAVDRLLGDYVELQDVATRKQIATLAAHTECPFTKPKLVALSGSDDASQAAYKAEVLHKRRSLLDLLEEHRACQVPFAVFLEMLSPLSPRYYSISSSPGMTPGRCSVTVGVVRAPALSGNGGTFEGVCSNYLARAEAGDTVHGVIRETTAEGFRLPEDPLRPLVMVGPGTGLAPFRGFLQERAAQAGRGEALGEAMLFFGCRHPEQDFIYAEELEAWSHRGLMTLHTAFSRAGERKVYVQDLIREQGAAVWKLLEAGAIIYVCGDGSRMEPDVRRTLADLAREHGHDSQAWMDQMIADQRYVLDVWAGA, encoded by the coding sequence ATGGCAGGCAAGAACTCGCTCCATCCGATCCCGCATCCCGCAAAGAAGCCGTTCGTCGGCAACCTGCTGTCGATCGGGTCGGACTCTCCCGTGCTGGACATGTGGAGGATCGCGCAGGAACTCGGCGGCATCTACTGGCTCGACATGCCGGGCATGCCGGTGGTCGTGGTGTCGTCGCCCGCGCTGGTCGACGAGCTCTGCGAAGAGGCGCGCTTCGACAAGAGCACGCGCGGCGCGCTGCGCCGGCTGCGCGCCGCGTCGCACGGGCTCTTCACCTCGGACACGCACGAGGAGACCTGGTCGAAGCCGCACAACATCCTCCTGGCCAACTTCAGCCAGCGCGCCATGCAGGCCTACCACCCGATGATGCTGGACATCGCGGACCAGCTGGTCACCAAGTGGGAGCGGCTGAACTTCGACGAAGAGGTGGACGTGGTGCGCGACATGACGGCGCTTACGCTGGACACCATCGGCCTGTGCGGCTTCGGCTATCGCTTCAATTCGTTCTACCGCGAGGGCTTCCATCCCTTCGTCGATGCGATGGTGCGCACGCTCGAGACGGTGCAGAACCGCCGCGGCCTGCCGCTCGAAGAGCTGATGCTCAAGAAGGAGCTCGCCCAGCAGCGCAAGGACATCCGCTACATGCACAAGATGGTGGAAGACATCATCGAGGAGCGCCGTGCGAGCGGGGCCGACATCGCGACCAAGCCCGACCTGCTGAGCTACATGATCGCGGGCGTCGACAAGAAGAGCGGCGAGAAGCTCAGTGACAAGATGATCCGCGACGAGTGCATCGAGTTCCTCATCGCCGGCCACGAGACCACGAGCGGCCTGCTCTCGTTCGCGATCTACTTCCTGCTGAAGAACCCCGGGGCGCTGGCCAAGGCCCAGGCCGAGGTCGACAGCGTGTTCGGCCCCGACCCCTCGCAAAAGCCCACCTATGCGCAGGTCAACCGCCTGCAGTACGTGATGCAGGTGCTGAAGGAAGCGTTGCGCCTGTACCCGACCGCGCCCGCGATCTCGATGCGCGCGAAAGAGGACACGACCATCGGCGGGCAGTACACGATCAAGAAGAACAACATGATCATCATGCATGCGCTGGCGCTGCATCGCGACAAGGGCATCTGGGGCGAGAACGCCGACCAGTTCGACCCCGACCACTTCAGCCGCGAAGCCGAGCGCGAGCGTCCGGCCAATGCCTTCAAGCCCTTCGGCAACGGGCAACGCGCCTGCATCGGGCGGCAGTTCGCATTGCAGGAAGCGGTGCTCACGCTGGGCATGATCCTGCAGCGCTTCACCCTGGTCGATCACACGGACTACAAGCTCAAGATCAAGGAAGCGCTCACGATCAAGCCGGAGAACTTCAGGATCAAGGCGCTGCTGCGCGACCCGGCCACGCGGCCGCGCGGCAACGGCGAAGCGGCCGCCACGCCTTCGGCACCCGTCCAGCCCGCTGCACGCAAGCCGCAGGCCGCGCGCCACGGCACCTCGCTGCTGGTGCTGCAGGGCTCCAACCTCGGCACGGCCGAAGACCTGGCGCGCCAGCTGGCCGAGGCCGGCGAACTGCGCGGCTTCTCGACCCAGGTGGCCTCGCTCGACGACTACGCCGAGCGGCTGCCCGCGAGCGGCGCCGTCGCCATCGTCTGCGCCTCGTACAACGGCGTGGCGCCCGACAACGCCGCCGAGTTCCATCGCTGGCTCGACAAGGCCGACGATGCGCTCAACGGCGTGCGCTTCAGCGTCTTCGGCTGCGGCAACACCGACTGGGCCGCCACCTACCAGGCGGTGCCGCGCCGCATCGACGAGCGGCTCGAAGGGCTCGGCGCCACGCGCGTGCATCCGCGCGGCGAGGGCGATGCGCGCGAGGACATGGACGGCGCCTTCCAGGACTGGAGCGATGCGCTCTGGCCGCAGCTGGTGACGGCCTTCGGCATCCAGTCGGGCGCCGACACGCCGACCGAGGCCGAGCCGCTCTACACGCTGGAGGAACTGCCGCCGCCCCAGAAGAACGCGCTGGTCGATGCGCTGGGCGCGGTGGCGCTGCGCGTGATCGAGAACCGCGAACTGCAGAAGACCCCCGCCGGATCGGCCGAGGAAGGCCGCTCCACGCGGCATGTCGAGCTGATGCTGCCCGAGGGCGTGAACTACGTGCCCGGCGACCACCTGAGCGTGGTGCCGCGCAACAGCCCGGCCCAGGTGGAGCGCGCCATGGCGCGCTTCGGCTTCGACCGTTCCGCGCATGTGCGGCTGCATGCCGCTTCAGGCCGCAAGACGGCGCTGCCGGTCGACCAGGTGATGGCGGTCGACCGCCTGCTCGGCGACTACGTCGAGCTGCAGGACGTGGCCACGCGCAAGCAGATCGCCACGCTGGCGGCGCACACCGAGTGCCCGTTCACCAAGCCCAAGCTGGTGGCGCTGTCGGGCAGCGACGATGCCTCGCAAGCCGCCTACAAGGCCGAGGTGCTGCACAAGCGCAGGTCGCTGCTCGACCTGCTCGAAGAGCACCGGGCCTGCCAGGTGCCGTTCGCGGTGTTCCTCGAAATGCTCTCGCCGCTGTCGCCGCGCTACTACTCGATCTCGTCGTCGCCGGGCATGACGCCGGGTCGGTGCAGCGTGACCGTGGGCGTGGTGCGCGCGCCGGCGCTTTCGGGCAATGGCGGCACCTTCGAGGGCGTGTGCTCCAACTACCTCGCGCGCGCGGAAGCCGGCGACACGGTGCACGGCGTGATCCGCGAGACCACGGCCGAAGGTTTTCGGCTGCCGGAAGATCCGCTGCGGCCGCTCGTCATGGTCGGCCCCGGTACCGGGCTGGCACCGTTCCGCGGCTTCCTGCAGGAGCGCGCGGCGCAGGCCGGCCGCGGCGAAGCGCTGGGTGAGGCGATGCTCTTCTTCGGCTGCCGGCACCCGGAGCAGGATTTCATCTACGCCGAGGAGCTCGAGGCCTGGTCCCACCGCGGGCTCATGACGCTGCACACAGCGTTCTCGCGCGCCGGCGAGCGCAAGGTCTATGTGCAGGACCTGATCCGCGAACAGGGCGCGGCGGTGTGGAAGCTGCTCGAAGCCGGCGCCATCATCTACGTGTGCGGTGACGGTTCGCGCATGGAGCCCGATGTGCGGCGCACGCTGGCCGACCTGGCGCGCGAGCACGGCCACGACAGCCAGGCATGGATGGACCAGATGATTGCCGACCAGCGCTACGTGCTGGACGTCTGGGCCGGGGCATAG
- a CDS encoding phasin family protein, giving the protein MATRPDATASLKKKKAAAPAKKAPPAKKAPAARKTVAAAKKKTAAVTPDAPAGPKAVGEGLLRAGLKVLGNVRDDVAKRQANVIEGLLGIGQGKPEAGGAAKAAPRGFPGLDSFGLRKFEDVFDQRVATALQRLGMPSAEEVQALREEVARLRERLAQLEPRNASPRGGSGKR; this is encoded by the coding sequence ATGGCGACCCGCCCCGACGCGACCGCAAGCCTGAAAAAGAAGAAGGCGGCGGCGCCTGCGAAGAAAGCTCCCCCGGCCAAAAAGGCCCCCGCAGCCCGGAAGACGGTTGCGGCGGCAAAGAAGAAAACTGCTGCTGTCACACCCGATGCACCGGCGGGCCCGAAGGCCGTCGGTGAAGGCCTGCTGCGCGCAGGCCTCAAGGTGCTGGGCAACGTGCGCGACGACGTCGCCAAGCGCCAGGCCAACGTGATCGAGGGGCTGCTGGGCATCGGCCAGGGCAAGCCCGAGGCCGGCGGCGCCGCCAAGGCGGCTCCGCGCGGCTTTCCGGGGCTGGACAGCTTCGGCCTTCGCAAATTCGAGGACGTGTTCGACCAGCGCGTTGCCACCGCCTTGCAGCGCCTGGGCATGCCGAGCGCCGAAGAAGTGCAGGCCCTGCGCGAAGAAGTGGCCCGGCTGCGCGAGCGGCTGGCGCAACTCGAGCCCAGGAACGCCAGCCCGCGCGGCGGCAGCGGCAAACGCTGA
- a CDS encoding prolyl oligopeptidase family serine peptidase: MTSNASTQTDEFLWLEDIDGAEQLAWARQQNDKTVQRYARSPAFERMEQGILEVLDSDARIPMVRKIGPFFYNFWRDKKNPKGLWRRTTLAGYREPQPAWETVIDLDALAEAEKENWVWHGAQALQPGYKRCLVSLSRGGADADVVREFDLELRQFVTGGFTLPEAKSSVAWKDIDHLYVATDFGPGSMTSSSYPRIVKEWKRGTPLESAQVVYEGGMDDMTVSAWRDNTPGFERDFVSRQMDFYDSETWLRGSDGRLAKIDVPDDANADITREWMLVEPRSPWTVAGTTYKPGSLLATRFDDYMAGKREITVLFEPDESTALDDHSWTRHHLILNVMHDVVNKLEVLTPQPGSREWKRESLGGAPELSTIAAGAIDEDENDDYFLTVSGFLQPTTLYIGTIGQGEPEPLKDSPAFFDASRYRVSQHFATSKDGTRVPYFEIAPKNLQADGKNPTLQYAYGGFEISLQPSYSGSIGRAWLEQGGVYVVANIRGGGEYGPRWHQAALQENRLRTCEDFAAVSQHLIARNITSPHHLGAMGGSNGGLLMGNMLTLYPALYGAIVSEVALLDMKRYTQLSAGASWIAEYGDPEDPEEWAWIQAFSPYENARPGQPYPPALFTTSTRDDRVGPVHARKMHAKLAAMGYDTSFYENIEGGHSAASDNKESAFMDALGYAYLWKHIGRTTA; encoded by the coding sequence ATGACTTCCAACGCTTCCACGCAGACCGACGAGTTCCTGTGGCTCGAAGACATCGACGGCGCCGAACAGCTCGCATGGGCGCGCCAGCAGAACGACAAGACGGTGCAGCGCTACGCACGGTCGCCCGCCTTCGAACGCATGGAGCAAGGCATCCTCGAAGTGCTCGATTCCGATGCGCGCATTCCGATGGTGCGCAAGATCGGGCCGTTCTTCTACAACTTCTGGCGCGACAAGAAGAACCCCAAGGGCCTGTGGCGCCGCACCACGCTGGCTGGATATCGCGAGCCGCAGCCCGCCTGGGAAACCGTCATCGACCTCGACGCCCTGGCGGAGGCCGAGAAGGAGAACTGGGTCTGGCATGGCGCACAGGCCCTGCAGCCCGGCTACAAGCGCTGCCTGGTCTCGCTCTCGCGCGGCGGTGCCGATGCCGACGTGGTGCGCGAGTTCGACCTCGAGCTCAGGCAGTTCGTCACCGGCGGATTCACGCTGCCTGAAGCCAAGAGCAGCGTGGCCTGGAAAGACATCGATCATCTCTACGTCGCAACCGACTTCGGGCCCGGCTCGATGACCAGTTCCAGCTATCCGCGCATCGTGAAGGAGTGGAAGCGCGGCACGCCGCTCGAAAGCGCGCAGGTGGTGTACGAAGGCGGCATGGACGACATGACGGTCAGCGCCTGGCGCGACAACACGCCGGGCTTCGAGCGCGACTTCGTGTCGCGCCAGATGGACTTCTACGACAGCGAGACCTGGCTGCGCGGCAGCGACGGCCGGCTCGCGAAGATCGACGTGCCCGACGATGCCAACGCCGACATCACGCGCGAGTGGATGCTGGTCGAGCCGCGCAGCCCGTGGACCGTGGCCGGCACCACCTACAAGCCGGGCTCGCTGCTGGCGACCCGGTTCGACGACTACATGGCCGGCAAGCGCGAGATCACGGTGCTGTTCGAGCCCGACGAAAGCACCGCGCTCGACGACCATTCGTGGACCCGCCACCACCTGATCCTCAATGTGATGCACGACGTGGTGAACAAGCTCGAGGTGCTCACCCCGCAGCCCGGATCGCGCGAATGGAAGCGCGAGAGCCTGGGCGGCGCGCCCGAACTCTCGACCATCGCGGCCGGCGCCATCGACGAAGACGAGAACGACGACTATTTCCTGACCGTGAGCGGCTTCCTCCAGCCGACCACGCTCTACATCGGCACCATCGGCCAGGGCGAGCCCGAGCCGCTGAAGGACAGCCCCGCGTTCTTCGATGCCTCGCGCTATCGCGTGAGCCAGCATTTCGCCACCTCGAAGGACGGCACGCGCGTGCCCTATTTCGAGATTGCGCCGAAGAACCTGCAGGCCGACGGAAAGAATCCCACACTGCAGTACGCCTACGGCGGCTTCGAGATCTCGCTGCAGCCAAGCTACAGCGGGAGCATCGGCCGCGCCTGGCTGGAGCAGGGCGGCGTCTACGTGGTCGCCAACATCCGCGGCGGCGGCGAGTACGGGCCGCGCTGGCACCAGGCCGCGCTGCAGGAAAACCGGCTGCGCACCTGCGAAGACTTTGCGGCCGTGTCGCAGCACCTCATTGCGCGCAACATCACCTCGCCGCACCACCTGGGCGCCATGGGCGGCAGCAACGGCGGCCTGCTGATGGGCAACATGCTGACGCTGTATCCCGCGCTCTACGGCGCCATCGTGAGCGAGGTGGCGCTGCTCGACATGAAGCGCTACACCCAGCTGTCGGCCGGCGCCTCGTGGATCGCCGAATACGGCGACCCCGAAGATCCCGAGGAATGGGCGTGGATCCAGGCCTTCTCGCCCTACGAGAATGCCAGGCCCGGTCAGCCCTACCCGCCGGCGCTGTTCACCACCTCGACGCGCGACGACCGCGTGGGCCCCGTGCATGCCCGCAAGATGCACGCGAAGCTGGCGGCCATGGGCTACGACACCAGCTTCTACGAGAACATCGAAGGCGGCCACAGTGCGGCGTCGGACAACAAGGAGTCGGCTTTCATGGACGCCCTGGGCTACGCCTATCTCTGGAAGCACATCGGACGGACAACGGCATGA
- a CDS encoding alpha/beta hydrolase, with amino-acid sequence MTTATRDHIAPPSRLLLLAEARALWETGAGLAMWPLLQLTPRGDGHPVLVLPGLVAGDGSTLVLRRYLCSRGYDAHGWGLGRNLGPREGVEDGMVALLRSLHEKSGQKVSVIGWSLGGVYARLLASAQPDLVRNVITLGSPFSGSPRATNAWRVYEGVSGQSAHDPRRMKVVQPTPPVPTTSIFSRTDGVVAWRCSIEKPGPRAENIEVVASHMGLGAHPAVLYALADRLAQPEGEWKPFNRGLLGPLVYPDPGRKA; translated from the coding sequence ATGACCACTGCCACCCGAGACCACATCGCACCGCCGTCGCGCCTCCTGCTGCTGGCCGAAGCGCGCGCACTCTGGGAAACGGGCGCCGGCCTCGCCATGTGGCCGCTGCTGCAACTCACGCCGCGCGGCGACGGACACCCGGTGCTGGTACTGCCCGGCCTCGTGGCGGGCGACGGCTCCACGCTGGTGCTGCGCCGCTACCTGTGCAGCCGGGGCTACGACGCCCACGGCTGGGGCCTGGGCCGCAACCTCGGCCCGCGCGAGGGCGTGGAAGACGGCATGGTCGCACTGCTCAGGTCCCTGCACGAGAAAAGCGGGCAGAAGGTCAGCGTGATCGGCTGGAGCCTGGGCGGCGTGTATGCGCGCCTGCTGGCGTCCGCGCAGCCCGATCTCGTGCGCAACGTCATCACCCTGGGCAGCCCGTTCTCCGGCAGCCCGCGCGCCACCAACGCCTGGCGCGTGTACGAGGGCGTGAGCGGCCAGAGCGCGCACGACCCGCGCCGGATGAAGGTCGTGCAGCCCACGCCGCCGGTGCCCACGACCTCGATCTTCAGCCGCACGGACGGCGTCGTCGCATGGCGCTGCAGCATCGAGAAGCCGGGCCCGCGGGCTGAAAACATCGAGGTGGTGGCCAGCCACATGGGGCTCGGCGCGCATCCCGCGGTGCTGTATGCGCTGGCCGACCGGCTGGCCCAGCCCGAGGGCGAGTGGAAGCCGTTCAACCGCGGCCTCCTCGGGCCGCTGGTCTACCCCGATCCGGGCCGCAAGGCCTGA
- a CDS encoding DUF805 domain-containing protein, which yields MQATNPYAAPGVEVADVHPGQAEVQPVSFWSYRGRIGRLRYLSYNVLGYLLISIVVGLILAAAAGIFRSHDVMAMLPLLLFISYSGFFVLLSVRRSHDMGWTGWSALLCLIPFVSLIWVFYPGTKGVNRFGAPPQPNGTGVVIGAVVVPIIAVGGLLAAIALPAYHDYTVKAKAAQAARP from the coding sequence ATGCAGGCGACCAATCCCTATGCCGCGCCCGGGGTCGAGGTGGCGGACGTGCATCCGGGCCAGGCGGAAGTGCAGCCCGTCAGCTTCTGGTCTTACAGGGGCCGGATCGGCCGGCTGCGCTACCTGTCGTACAACGTGCTGGGCTACTTGCTGATCTCGATCGTGGTGGGCCTCATCCTCGCGGCTGCAGCAGGCATCTTTCGCTCGCATGACGTGATGGCGATGCTGCCATTGCTGCTCTTCATTTCGTACTCCGGGTTCTTCGTCCTGCTCTCCGTCCGGCGCAGCCATGACATGGGATGGACCGGCTGGAGCGCGCTGCTGTGCCTGATCCCGTTCGTGAGCCTCATCTGGGTGTTCTATCCGGGCACGAAGGGAGTGAACCGCTTCGGCGCACCGCCGCAGCCGAACGGCACCGGCGTCGTGATCGGTGCCGTGGTGGTGCCGATCATTGCAGTGGGCGGCCTCCTCGCGGCCATCGCGCTGCCGGCCTACCACGACTACACCGTCAAGGCCAAGGCCGCGCAGGCTGCCAGGCCCTAG